The Salvelinus sp. IW2-2015 unplaced genomic scaffold, ASM291031v2 Un_scaffold5816, whole genome shotgun sequence genome contains a region encoding:
- the LOC139026789 gene encoding histone deacetylase 6-like, with protein sequence MKTEAVPNTPEILQPTPDKTETQAVAMATSDPVTKGDQESGAAAVEVEGASGYSKEPVFELFCGNQDVDGSTMYVVDPLSWCPHLDSVTPVPAGGIDVFRPCEDCGSDAENWICLCCYKVYCGRYVNQHMLTHGVVSEHRLVLSFADLSVWCYSCQAYVHNQKFGTRTKGNESS encoded by the exons ATGAAGACGGAAGCTGTTCCAAATACGCCCGAGATTCTCCAACCAACGCCTGACAAGACAGAGACGCAG GCGGTTGCCATGGCTACCTCAGACCCGGTTACCAAGGGAGACCAGGAGAGCGGTGCTGCGGCGGTGGAGGTGGAAGGGGCGTCTGGTTACTCCAAGGAGCCggtgtttgagctgttctgtggaAACCAGGATGTGGACGGG aGCACTATGTACGTGGTGGATCCCCTGTCCTGGTGCCCCCACCTAGACTCGGTGACTCCTGTTCCTGCTGGCGGGATAGATGTGTTTCGGCCCTGTGAGGACTGTGGGAGCGACGCTGAGAATTGGATCTGTCTCTGCTGTTACAAG GTGTACTGTGGTCGCTATGTCAACCAGCACATGTTAACCCACGGCGTGGTGTCAGAACATCGTCTGGTGCTGAGCTTCGCTGACCTGTCGGTGTGGTGTTACTCCTGTCAGGCCTACGTccacaaccag AAATTTGGCACACGTACTAAGGGAAATGAGTCTAGCTAA